A region of the Carya illinoinensis cultivar Pawnee chromosome 16, C.illinoinensisPawnee_v1, whole genome shotgun sequence genome:
ttttttttttttttttttttttttttaactcatccATTGTTATGTGTTGGCAAATTAAGAAGGTTCATGGATGTCTGATCTTTCTTAAGTTAACAAATTTccattttgttttaagattcttAAGTTGGTATTTGATAATTCTTATAGCTTTACCTTTTCCATAATGATAAAACATTTGGATTTGCTTCTGCTGCTGTGAAGTTGGGGGggagatctggaacattggctcgagtgaAGTGTCAAGCGAAGGTCGGTTGACACATTCtatctgagttcgctcgagtgcAGTGTCGAGCGCATGTTGAAAAGCTCAACACTCGCTCGACGCTGGGCTTGAGCGAACTcaagcagagttgaacgctcgacacgcgctcaacactgagctcgagcgaactcagatagagttgaacgctcgacactgcgctcgagcgaactcaagtagagttgaacgctcgacacgCGCTCGACACTGTGCTCGAGCGccctgttgagcgagggtcgagcgaagacatctgtttttatttttatttttatttttttactctaGCTATTTGTAGCTacattttcttcttaaaaaaatattaatctgcAATATTTGTGTCTAACATTGCCACTACTTgtctaaaattttttgtttagacATATTTGAACAAGTACCAACTGTTGAATGCTCATCTGCAAGTCCACTGGTAGAGATTGAAGTTGATGGTATTACtggtaaagaagaatttaaTGCTATAGAGTGTGATAGTAATGATGGGAATAATGAAGTTGATGGTATTATTGGTGGAGAAGAAAACCCAAGTGCCCCTATAGATCCCCAAAAATATGCATACCAAAGGAAGCCTAGGAAGAAAACTTCTGCAAtttggaaagattttaaaatagtaGAGAAGAATGGTGTCAAGAAAGCTAAGTGTAACTTTTGCAAAGATCTTGTCTATTTCTTCATCAGTTTCTACAACTCACTTTCATAGGCACTTGACTAGTTGTCTTCCACACATAGCTGCTTCTAAGAGGCAAAAGGTTTTGACAATTGACATGAAGGGTTCGGAATGTGTGAATGTTGTAAAAAATTTCTCGTATGATATGAAAAAGGTAAGAGAACTAGCTTCTCACATGATACTTTATCACGAGTATCATTTTTCCATGATGGAACATGTGgtgtttaataaatttatgagaGCTAATACTCTTTATTGGCAAAAAATAAGTCGTACTACAGCTAGAAATGATTGTCAATCCACttatgagattgagaaaaagaaGTTGAAGACAATATTGAGAGGTGTGAATAAAGTCAGTATAACAACCAACATGTGGACTTCAGGTCAAAAGATCTCATATATGGTTATTACCTGTCATTTTGTTGATCCTGATTGGCATTTACAAAAAAGAgtcttaaatttttgtaatGTCCCACCACCACACAACGGGGTTATTATTGCTGATACTCTTCAAAAGTGTTTCACTGATTGGGGAATTGAGAGTATCTACAATAACAGTGgataatgctagatataatgaTGTAACTTTAAGGGTTCTCAAAGATGTTTTCAGTTTGAAAAAGAAGTTATCTATCGGGGGGCAACTTTTTCATGTGCGTTGTTGCgcacatataacaaatttattgGTCAAAGATGGACTAAGTGAGATTGGTGAAATTGTCTACTGTGTTCGAGAAGGGGTGAAGTACTTGGTTGCATCAGAAGCTCGTATCAAGCAGTTTAGTGATATTGCAAAACAATTGCAATTACCAAGCAAGAAACTTTTTTTGGATGTTACTACCATATGGAATAGCACTTATCTAATGCTAGCTGCAACCTTAGAGTTTAGGGAAGTCTTTCCGAGATATGGTGATAGAGATCAAGGCTTTAATTATGTTCCAAGTGTTGAGGATTGGACCAAAGTGGAAAATGTTTGTCAAATTTTGGCAGTTTTTAATGAGGTTACAAACATTATTTCAGAAACTGAGTATTCAACTGCTAACTTATTCCTTCCTGAGGTATGGAGAATAAAAGAGGTGTTGAACAAGAAGTCTCTTGACCTAAATGATTACATACGAGCAATGGTTGTGAagatgaatacaaaatttgataaatattggggggaaTGTAATTTGCTTATGGCAGTAGCTGCTGTTTTGGATCCAAGGTTCAAGATGATGCTAGTTCAATTCTGTTTTCCAGTAATTTATTCAGAACCCGAAGCCACTAGAAACATAGACACCATCTTGAGAATCTTATATGAGCTGTATGATGAGTATGCTGAAGATTATAATTTAGCTAATGTGGAGTCGAGTGGACATGAAAATGCTCGAGACATAGGTTCTTCTTGTAGTGGCTCTATCAATATTGTGGGGAAGAATGTGATGAGTGTCAAGTCTATATTTGAATCATTCGTTAGAAGGAATGATACCATTCGTCCAGTGAAATCTGATTTGGATGTTTATTTAGAGGAAGGTGTCTATATTTGTAGTGAGGATTCAGATTTACAATTTGATGCCTTGGAGTGGTGGAAGGTTAATGATCTAAAATACCGCATTTTATCTAAGATGGCACGTGATATTTTGTCAATTCCAATGACTACAGTGGCTTCAAAATCTATATTTAGTGCTGGTGGTAGAGTAATTGATCCTTATCGCGCATCAATGTCTGTTGAAACAGTAGAAATGTTATTATGTGGAGCTGACTAGGTTCGGGTACTTCATGGTTTGAAAAAATCATCGAATgtaagtataattttatttaatgattttttattgcCATCTATAACTTGTCTTAACTTATTGAGAACTTGTCTTaactaattttttctttcattttctagagagaagaacCAACTTATGAGGAGATTTTACTGCCTTAATGGGAATCAAGTGACAAGTTGtatatttttgcctttttggtataatgctatttatttttgaattgttattttgttatatcaTGTTGCTAATTATATCGTGTGTGTTTTGCATTATAGGTTGATGGTGATTGGCATTTGCctagtttttaatctctttttctttttgtgaattGATATACTAGAAATACTACAAGGAACAATGATAGAACATGTTATTTAAgacaaaagttgtaattatttttgtagatcAAACTTATTGACTCATTGGAGGTTGGAGGTTGGAGGCTTGAAGCTATCCAACTAGACAAGGTTGGGAATTTGGGATTTTTTGGAAGCTTGGATCTAGGTGATTTCATTAATTGAATATCTGACTTACTTGAATTGCAGTCCTAGTTTTTTGTAAAAGTATAATTGTGTTGAATGGAGAAATATGGATAATTATAAGAAGGTATTTTGTAGTGTTTCTTTTTGTACTTGGTGATCAAAGAAATGGAATTTATTATTTGACAGAGATTTGTAAACAAAGGTAAGTGGGCTTGTTTTTTGATATTTCATCCAATTTTTAGTCAGATTTCTGAATGTGTGCCATGGAGGCTTTGATATTGTTCTATCAATctactaatttatttgtaataattttttgtttattattatttgtcaaGCTCTAAAGCTACTAAGAACTAAGTCATTAAATTGTGTTATATTTGTAATGGGCATTATTTGTAAGTTTGTAAGCTTTTGAAGCTACTTAGTTTATTCTTTTAGTAAATTTGCTGGAAATtgtaactgtaattagtgatttatcatttgaaattataatttattatttttgtaagtttgctagattttgtaattgtaattagtgatctaccatttgaaattgtaatttattgtgataCAATGTCTTATATGTTgggattattattttatctatttgtaagttttaattatattgtggtAAGTGATGAATCATTGATTTATGTCTAATAACCATTAATAactcaatttaatatatattatcataattcTAGTTAAAGttgattaagagaaataatctcatttttacttcagccaacaaaaataaaaaacaaaaaattgtggATCTGATTTAAATCGAGCTCAAGTCGAGCTACCCGAGCTCGTATCAACTCGAGTATTTTTTGTactcgagttcgagtcgagttcgacCAGAATTTACATTAGACGAGTCGAGCTCGATCAGAAATTCTCAATCTTTTTCGAGCTTGAGTCGAGTTCGAGTAGATATATATGCTAAACGAGTTCTTGACCTCCTGTTCGAattcgactcgattcggttcGTTTGCAACCCTACTGAGTCTTtcactttgaaaaaatctaCTCAGCCTCCACCATTTTAtctatgagaaatactttttgcagtcggcagatgcagtcggcgtgcagtcggctgtaaaaaaaaaattaatacgggacctatatgaaaaaaaaaattatttttataactttttataattcatgtaggtccccttgaatataaaaaaaaaaattataatttttttttattcattccgtacagctgactgcacgccgactgcatctggcgactgtatgtaacaaagCCCTTTATCTATACCGCACGAATGTATTgatgtgatttatttatttattatttctttactatttctctttctttacgGTTCTTCCCCCCGGACTTCTTTCCCCCTTCACCAAACCCCCACCCCTCCCCCCAACCCATCCCCATCTTCTTTCATTGAGAAAGCACCCAGATAAGAAACAACGGGCAGCAgagttcatttcatttctttcagtAACTGCTTCCATGGGAGAACTATAGGGTCCTAGCGTCGACAAGCAAAACAAATTACTGATCGAATTTTATTACGTATAACTAAAgtcgtgtattaatttatatattaatattaatttttttatatttaaaatttaaattaatattatttttaataaaatttattttttaatcaatcacattaaattaatgtataaattaatacaaaattatacttacaactagattttacCTTACCGATTTAGGATACCCTCGAGCCCGTCATGCCCGACGTTCTTTCTTGGAGTACAGGAATATAGAACCTGCAACACAACTGATTTAGGATAGAAAAATTGCTGCTGTGTTTTTGGAACCCATCcagagtaaaaataaaatatttttcttatgaaGGGCCAGAAACCCAAAGATAGACGAAAGCAGATACTTATGAGACTATGAGCGACAGGTTTTTCTTTGAGGGGATGGACAGTGGCGGAGCCACGTTGGGCATGGCCCCccgaaatttgataaaaaaaaaaattatatgttaatttttttaatttaataaaataatataaatttattatgtatTGGCCTCCTCTATAAAatttaatctaatataaaaataaaataaataaaacacatcttatataaaataaaaaacatatttttattataaatacaattaaaaaaaaaattataactatatctggtaacatttttaatccCTTTACATTATCAAAAGCATTTCAATCGGTTATGACAATCTGTCAAACATCTTACAGACTATATTTCATTCTCACACGGCACAATACCGTATTTTCACATTTCATCCTTCACTTTTGTTTTCTCTACTTTCCAACATCAAAACTCATTTCAtcctttacattttattttctctacttttcaaCATCAAAACGAAAAAAAAGGAAGGTAGGAAGCAGAAGATTTTACCTGTTGGCTGCTCTGCTGCTCGACTATGAGGCACTGAGGTGTAACCGGTAACCCGGCGACTGTCGACAGACCATTTCCAGTCGACACAAACTTTATTATCAATGTGGTGGGTGCTTCATGTAAACGCCATGATGAATTGCAAGCTGCTCAGGCAACACATATTGCACATATGATAGCCATTGATGAACTTGAAAGTGGAAAATGAGCTAATCAAATTGGCACTATCAAACAAGCCGGTGATTCTTgttggggttctcatttttattctatttgcaGTCTACTGCGAATGTTTGAAGCTACTTGCTCAGTACTTGAAACCATAATAAAAGAAGGATCCACTTACTCTCAACGTGGGGATGCAAATGCTGCTTATAAAATGATTACTTCATTccaattcatatttattttacatttaatgaAGGAAATCATGGGTATTACTGATGTTCTTTGTCAAGTTTTGCAGTAAAAATCTCAAGATATTTTGAATGCCATGAATATGATTTCTACTACAAAAAGACTCATTCAAAAGTTGAGAAATGAAGGTTGGAAAAATCTGCTTGAGAATGTTGTCTCTTTTTCCAAGAAATTTGATATGGATATCTCAGAATTGAACTCTCATTATATACAAGGTCGTGATCGTCATCAACGAGATCACATTACGATAAAGCatcattatcattttaaaatatacaagaTCATGGTCTTCATCAATTGAGCTCTCTTTgatgaaaaaatctacacaacctcccaacactccaacatcccatttttttttaattttttaatattttttttgaatttattctttttaaattaatttaattattttatttattatttatatattaaatatttaataaaaaataaaataataaaaattaaaaaaaaggtgagGTATTGGAATGTTGAGAGGTTATTTAGCAAAACTCCTCtttgatatatttttctctGATTGATTTTTTCCTAGGGGTTCTTTTTAGCTAGGCTAGATTCTTCTGAGTTTTATAAGGTACAGCGTGGTGGGGGAAGCGGGAGAATAAAATTAGGCAAAATGAGGGAGGCTGTGTAGCTTTACTCTTTTCCTTTATTGCAAGGGATTCTGGACGTAGGATAACAACAGTATTCCATCTTCCCATTCCTCCGTCGCCCCATTTTCGGCTCCCATGTTGTGGGTTGCtcatctctctcatttcttcgTGGAAGCTCAGTGGCACTAGACATTAGCACACCAAGGCCAGGTCATGGCCTCCCATTTTCGGCAAACGACGTGAACTCCATCAGCGGCGTCTCTGGTTGGTAAGCTCAACTCTGCCCCCCactaaatttttcattatttagaGTTTTTGGTTCCCTTTTTTCTGTTGATTATAACACGGGTGCAGCATAAATTTTGTTTCTCGATCTCCAGATCTACGACGAAGAGGCAGGAAGGATAGGACTTCTACCTTTGCCTCCCGATCTCGCTGCTCCCTTCGGCGAACTTAGTCGGCGTTGGTAAGCTTCTGCTTTTGCCTCTCGATCCCGCTTGTTTCTATTCGTCTTTTTTCCATGTTATGTGAGTCGGTGGCATGTCTGTTGGACCTTGAATGGCCGGCCATTAAGGgcattcttcttattttttttttagttttgctatatacaattaCAGTCACGCACTAATATGTATATCAAtaatgatttattcatacttaaaatttaaattaacattattttcaataaaatctactttttaaccaatcacatcatattggtgcacagattagtacacaattatacttgtaactatatttatccttttttttacaGCATTATTTGTAGGGGTATATAACAGTGTTTAAAATTGGTCATTTCGTCATGGTTAAATTGTAACTGATATTGATTTAAATATTCGAAACTACGTAGGGTCCAAATTCAACATCTTCCTGACAAGATCTTTTGCTGCAGGTGAAATGGGGCCATGGATCACTTGTAATGTGAATGTGGTCCCGTAAAATTGCATTGAATATACGCTGTTCTGCCTCTGTTAAACCAAAATTATTTCTCctagttataaattaatatgaagaaATAAgacccaaaaaagaaagaaaagaaatagagaaccaaaattagaaagagattcACCAGCTCAAAAGGGAGGAAAAGCACATAGAAGAATATATAGCATGACCCCAACACTCCAAATATCCACTTCTGGTCCATTTCTCCTCCTCAAGACTTCAGGTGCAATGTAGTATGCGCTACCAAGAATATCTTTAAATACTTCCCCTGTACATATGGATATAGCACTTCTGCTCTTAGATACATGTTGTAAGTTGCAATAATTGGAGTATGCAATCCTTTCTGACTTTCATATAATTACCCATTATCAAGTGATCATAAAGAGAAGGACACGTAAAATCATCCTTCAAGTATTTGTCCTTCAAGTATTTGTCGAGCATTTAATATTGTCAAAAAAATTCACACAAACATCAATAAAGGTTATAGAACCCATTATGTGCCTATCTTTCTCCCATAGCACTAAAGTTCGTTCAAACAAGAACAGACTTTTTCTTACATAATTACTCAATGAATCAATGTTCTGTTTTAACATAGAAATGTATAGATATGGAGATCAAAAGTTGACATTTTTAGGAATCCATTTGATTCCATCACTAAATTAAACTCAATATCATGAAGCTGGAAACCTTTGATTGAAAAATAGGTATCTTTCATTTATGGTTCCCTAATAATTGCTCTAAGATATTTCCCCTACCATTAGAAAAGTAGGATTTTAAAAATTGACTTTCCATCCCTTCCATATCTAAGCTGTTGTCATTACAGAAAAGATGGCAAGGGTTTAATTGCAGTTGCTAGCTCCCTCTCTATTTTCTCCATATCTTAGGCCGATATGTTTGCCTCAGCTTGAGCGGTGGAATGttgacatatttaatattttctattattaaGGGCATATGTTTATTTATAATGTCTTGGGACAATAATAAACGATAGGCTAAAATTTTTGGGTTCTTTTTCCTGACAACCTTATTTCTATTTCTCTTCACAGTTTCTATCCTTAGATTTTGTTGTTACTCAGCTAAATATGCTAATATTCCTCCGTATATGACAGGGATTTGTGCCAAAATTGAGTCTTGCTGTTTCTGGTTTTATCTTAAAATAAGCCCACCTGTTCATTAAATGTTTTTAGGGTATGGACCTAAGAGTTATATATTCTTCCTCTCTTTTATAAGAGACATGGTGGAGAGTGAATGTTTGGCCAGTATATTTATAATCAATAGTTTTTCTCTTCGcctctttcttgcttgtttgcCAAGTATATACTGGTTATAGTCGCTTCCAAAATTATTCTCtagatggagaaagggaaaGAGCATGCTGAGCACACTCCGGACAGCTGAAGTTTTGGAGTCAAGTGGCCAGATCGGAGAAATAGTCATTgagactcaagaaagtgtaattGATATTGTTTAATTACTTTATGCACAACTTTGGAGTTACAGGTATTGGTAggacatgttttatttttcttagtggAACTTTAATGGAGAATTAATTAAGTCCCTCACATATGTTTCTTTGTTTACTCTACAGATTTAATGATGTATATTTGTACAAAATGAGATTGGACAACACCTTGGACACTTGCAGGCTTGAAGATTTATGGAAATACTTTGGAATGATAGTTTTGTCTCTTGTTGGTGTATTTGTTTACACTCAAGTTAGAGATGTACAAAACATTGTTTATGTTTTAGTTTGGAAATTGAACTTGTGTATTTTATCCCATGGTTGTATTTTGAGTTGTAAGTGTTAATTAATACTTGTGAAGTAGGTAGTATGTTATTTATATGCGATGGAATGAGGTGCTGCTTGGACAGTCCAAACTATGTTTCGTTAAAGTTAAATCAGGTAGTACTTGAATTAGGTTCtgattatatgaaatgagtGGAGAAATTTGCCATGTAATTATAGGATGGTCTCTTTTTGCCATGCAATGTGTCATGATTTTTGCAGTTGAATCTCCCATTTATAAATACCAAAAGTACTGGTGCACATGCATCTTCCCAGCTTGCTACAAAACTTAATACAAAGCTTagcaaatattattaaatttctcACAAATATCACATTGCATATTTTTGATACAAAGCTTagcaaatatattaattttctcatcatcatcatcatccacaGATCACAAGTGCACCCAATTAAGGTCATTTTCCACATATTTCACACAAGGAAAAGTCAGTATCTTAGATTAGTACGGTATGTGCACTTGTGATTCAAACACTAATTGGAGCATATATTTAAGCAGGTAATATCCAACTTCTAGAGCAAAATCAACAAGAGGTGAATGTCTAAATATTTAAGCCGGTCACCCAAATTTCCTTTACAAGATTAAAGCACTAGATCATGTAGAAGTGAAATTTGATACTaacaagttaaaaattgaaaacaggATCATTGAAAATGATCGAGGTGGTCGTCCAATCCAAGCTAGGGGCTAGCTTGAACCTTGTACGCCATGCTGCATGCATGTGTCTTAGACATCATGTTCTGACTGAGCAAGTGATCTGTTTGTGTtggatttcttttcttcatttggtTTTGGGAGCCCCATTTCCAAAGAGTCTTCTGCACTAGTATTGGGTGGCTTCTTGGTCCCTCCCTTTTTGTTTCTGTATATGAATACAAGATCAGCTGTGTGGTTCCCAGACCACACCCGCCATTGGGCACTTGCACCAGTATCAGCATTTGCTCATTTCCATCAAATTAGGCAATTTCGAAATGCATGCACAAAACTAAGAAATGGAAAGCATACATTACTACTTTAAACTTTGCCTACAACTCATACcaaatcacttggaagttggatAAAGGACCATACCTCATATATTAAAGTACCCCCTAGAGAAGTAGGTTGCCGAAGTGTAACATTTGAAATTGTACCATTTGCAGAAAGGATACATATAGCACGGGATTCTTGTCGGGACAAGGACATAACCTTCATTGTAACATCTTGTAACAACCAGAAGGAATATCGGAAACTTAGAGAATTCCAAGATAAATTAACACTAAATATTTGCATGGTAACAGACGAAGTCaccataaaaatatttcaataagGAATTATCAATCATCTTACTTCTGGggttcacacacacacacccacacatAAAGGGATTTCACAAGATTGATGTCATAAATTTCGTAAGTATTTTGTAACAGTATTGGCAATAGTTTCTACATAAGCTATATCTCCATGTTTCCAGGAATAAGAAACTTTATGCCATTGATAAGACCTTCCATTTCAAACCTGCTTGCTGGCACAAAACAATAGTTAGAACCAGTCCAACAAATCCCTAACGATGAAATCAATCATTCGAAATTGGAAATTTAGCAACCGACACCAGGTTTCATTTCACATATATTTGTCAGGGCATACCTCACCAGCATTAACAGTGATCACATGGGGAGTAAAATTTGCACCAACCGAGTATGCAATTCTCTCACCTACAATACAAAATGctgaaaaaaattagtaaaaccACAACGGatctctcaaaacaaaaatagcaGCTGACCAAATTATGTTCTTATTTTTACTCATAACAAAAAGACGAGTCTCTCATTTAGTTATCAATCCGATAAAGTTGGCAAATTGATAGGATCACAATTTAAGAAGTCAATTGCAAGATTACTTGAACCTTGCATTCATAAATTACTCCGAAACTATAATCATTAAACCGGTACCTGACCTTGACATAGTCTAGGTCTTGGGTCACCACAGAGGGTATTGGGTCACCAAGTCATTGGTTCAACCAATAGGTTGCCGGTCAAATTACATGatcttttataaattaattaaatattgataatatttctaagaaaattttgaaaaataaatttgagaaaCTGCAAAATAAATGTAAATGACATATTCACAATAGAAATATAgagaaatatgaagaaaaacttttttttttttttataagtagaaatatgaagaaaaacttATGGCTATATAAATTTTCAAGCTATGTTTATGAATATATGTTGATTTGGACATTGAATTCACACTACGTCAATACTGATACTTGAAAATTTCCAAAAAAAGATTGGAGTTGGATTCACGAAAAGAAATACAGGCAGATAAGAAGAAAGattatacaaatataaaataaagagaattcaacttaaagaaaaattatacgaAAAATGTCAGAAATTATGAAATGGAAATAATTTAAATCATTTGGGATTTTGATTTATTGTGCAAAAATCAAGAGATTCAACAATGGAAAGCACTGAAAATACAAATCATAATAATAGATGTATGTGAATGTATTTGCTAGGGAGGGAGGGTTTTGTGGGAGCTTACGAGAGGTGGGAGAGATCGAGTGGGTGAATGGAGCGCATGCGAAGCTGCTCGTTGTTGCAGGTCCAGTCGTAGAAGGGTGAGAGGGCGAAGTAATCGAAGACGAGGTTGCCGTCGA
Encoded here:
- the LOC122299600 gene encoding zinc finger BED domain-containing protein RICESLEEPER 1-like, translating into MSHHHTTGLLLLILFKSVSLIGELRVSTITVDNARYNDVTLRVLKDVFSLKKKLSIGGQLFHVRCCAHITNLLVKDGLSEIGEIVYCVREGVKYLVASEARIKQFSDIAKQLQLPSKKLFLDVTTIWNSTYLMLAATLEFREVFPRYGDRDQGFNYVPSVEDWTKVENVCQILAVFNEVTNIISETEYSTANLFLPEVWRIKEVLNKKSLDLNDYIRAMVVKMNTKFDKYWGECNLLMAVAAVLDPRFKMMLVQFCFPVIYSEPEATRNIDTILRILYELYDEYAEDYNLANVESSGHENARDIGSSCSGSINIVGKNVMSVKSIFESFVRRNDTIRPVKSDLDVYLEEGVYICSEDSDLQFDALEWWKVNDLKYRILSKMARDILSIPMTTVASKSIFSAGGRVIDPYRASMSVETVEMLLCGAD